CTATTAATAGTCCATTCATATAGAAATATAGAAAATTTCTTTGTAAAAAAAGTATCATAAAGAACACTACTGAGAAAAAATTGTGGAATTTTTAAAAATTAATGGAGGATATGGTGAAGGAGGTGGACAAATAATTCGATCAGCAGTCGCACTTGCATGTATTACAAAACAATCAATCCATTTAGAAAATATAAGAAAGAATAGGAAAGTTCCTGGATTAAGACCACAGCATCTAACAGCTATTACAATTCTTCAAAAAATTTCAAATGCCAAAGTCATTGGGGCAGAAATAGGCTCAACTGATTTGAAATTCATTCCAGGTAATACTGAAAGTTTAGAATTAAGTGAGGATGTTGGAACTGCTGGAAGTATTGCTTTAATTTTACAAGTTTTAATTCCCGTAGTTGCAATTTCTCAAAAAAAACTGAGTTTAACTATAAAGGGTGGAACAGATGTTCTTTGGAGTCCTAGTATTGATTATACACAATATGTGCTAAAAGAAGCATACTCTAGAATGGGAATAGAATTTTCCCTTGAATTAATTAAACGAGGTTATTATCCAAAGGGTGGTGGAGAAGTAAAATTACAAGTTTATCCTTCTCATTTAAAATCAATATCATTTTCAAAAAGAAAAACAAATAATGTAAAATTAATTTGTACATTTTCAAAGATTTCAGTTGAAATAATTGAAAAAGAAATTGAACGAATTAAAAAGAAATTAACTGATGAGAGTTTTAATGTTGAAATAGAAATTGAAAATCAAGAGGCATTAGATTCTGGCGCATCGTTATTAATTTACAGCATTGATGAAAATTCTATTATTGGAGTAGATTCTTTATTTGACAGAAAAACACAAAGTTTTGATTTGAATTTTGAGAAATTTATTAAAAATTCACAAGGAATAGATGAGAATTTAGCAGACATGATTGTAGTTCCTGCAAGTTTAGGTCCCGAAAAAACAACAT
This genomic window from Nitrosopumilus ureiphilus contains:
- the rtcA gene encoding RNA 3'-terminal phosphate cyclase; the encoded protein is MEFLKINGGYGEGGGQIIRSAVALACITKQSIHLENIRKNRKVPGLRPQHLTAITILQKISNAKVIGAEIGSTDLKFIPGNTESLELSEDVGTAGSIALILQVLIPVVAISQKKLSLTIKGGTDVLWSPSIDYTQYVLKEAYSRMGIEFSLELIKRGYYPKGGGEVKLQVYPSHLKSISFSKRKTNNVKLICTFSKISVEIIEKEIERIKKKLTDESFNVEIEIENQEALDSGASLLIYSIDENSIIGVDSLFDRKTQSFDLNFEKFIKNSQGIDENLADMIVVPASLGPEKTTFLIKDITKHLETNLFVTSKITGCKYGIGKLADGFEVIIEGISNSSVK